The Pseudomonas azotoformans genome has a segment encoding these proteins:
- a CDS encoding MotA/TolQ/ExbB proton channel family protein, with protein MDMNLLHDITFYVMYAAMAIAIFITIERGIYFAYVRRQARALTEVLGANVHSERDLPESLTRRDSLPLSMVLPVLAQKASQGSRKDLDDVIETQYLTTRAPLARSLWIIETITTAAPLLGLLGTILGIIDTFKALATAGVSDPGQISGGIGTALFATGLGIAIALFCVVFHNFFQDSLERINDQLKILLIRAATGARVQSEVPHLVPTPLHSRTA; from the coding sequence ATGGACATGAACCTGCTCCACGACATCACCTTTTATGTGATGTATGCCGCGATGGCTATCGCGATCTTTATCACCATCGAGCGCGGGATTTACTTCGCCTACGTACGCCGCCAAGCCCGCGCGCTGACCGAGGTGCTCGGCGCCAATGTACACAGCGAACGCGACCTGCCGGAAAGCCTGACCCGCCGTGACAGCCTGCCGCTGAGCATGGTGTTGCCAGTGCTGGCACAGAAAGCCTCACAAGGTTCGCGCAAGGACCTGGATGACGTGATCGAAACCCAGTACCTGACCACCCGCGCCCCCCTGGCCCGCAGCCTGTGGATTATCGAAACCATCACCACCGCCGCGCCGCTGTTGGGTTTGCTGGGCACCATCCTCGGCATCATCGACACCTTCAAGGCGCTGGCCACGGCGGGTGTGTCCGACCCAGGGCAGATTTCCGGTGGCATCGGCACGGCCTTGTTCGCCACCGGCCTGGGGATCGCCATCGCGCTGTTCTGCGTGGTGTTCCACAACTTCTTCCAGGACAGCCTGGAGCGCATCAACGACCAGTTGAAAATCCTGCTGATCCGCGCGGCCACCGGCGCCCGCGTACAGAGTGAAGTGCCACACCTGGTGCCAACGCCGCTGCACAGCCGCACGGCGTAA
- a CDS encoding TonB-dependent receptor, with protein MRFTRIHLALVAASMGHGMVMADTSNSDVGTIGVQGKATAGGGYMVQEESIKGRSTVTKEALDKQTATGNAVDKLKYTPGLNISSEDNTGLSGFRFTMRGLNSDQVGMSVDGMPINDSGNYALYSNLLGDPENIEQIFVTQGSSEADGPHIGSSGGNIGIVTIRPTKETGAFVKQVMGSNATRKTFARLNTGEINGLSNWLSASHTEGQMWRGSGAVRADKVEWNSFFDAGDGNTANLILKYHEQDNNSYSQLTKAQYQQNGRKYDPYPATPTVGSNGKYNSYYALAQNPFQTFTAVLNTQFKLADNLALSVIPYYYWGNGSGVGSSSYALNRGSNQGGVFDLGNLPTGAQYNADGTPNNGVYYRPSRTQTWRPGITTKLNWDLGDHSLQVGYWYERARQSQTQPFIPLKASGKPVDTWPDSNDAVVDANGNTIQGRDRFTITPAQKVWAQDTWYINSDWTLIAGLAYMNVKRDGTNHGSLTEQPEKRNQTYNKLLPNAGLKYQLDERDQLFYSLSRNMRIPQNYVLYDKGVGSIDSKPETSWNHELGWRYTDEDMTVAATLFYMQFKDRQVSSRDINGDFADINAGSVNNSGLELEWSGLLPNHFNYYTSYTYTKAEQQDDLTVYNAGKAILLPTSGKQFANVPKNMLAANIGYDDGRFYGTFGGKYTSKLYGDLTNDEAISGRTVFNAGAGIYLPVDKKVVKDATLRLNVDNLFDKKYLDGVYTTKTNAASYSGFRDGDPAYIVGLERTVTVSLEANF; from the coding sequence ATGAGGTTCACACGGATTCATCTGGCACTCGTTGCCGCAAGCATGGGCCATGGAATGGTCATGGCCGACACCAGCAACAGCGACGTCGGGACGATTGGGGTTCAGGGCAAGGCCACGGCAGGTGGCGGCTACATGGTGCAGGAAGAAAGCATCAAGGGCCGCTCCACCGTGACCAAGGAAGCGCTGGATAAACAGACCGCCACCGGCAACGCCGTGGACAAGCTCAAGTACACACCAGGCTTGAACATTTCCAGCGAAGACAACACCGGCCTGTCCGGCTTTCGCTTCACCATGCGCGGGCTCAACTCCGACCAGGTGGGCATGTCGGTGGACGGCATGCCGATCAACGACTCCGGCAACTACGCGCTGTACTCCAACCTACTGGGCGACCCGGAAAACATCGAGCAGATCTTCGTCACCCAGGGCTCGTCGGAGGCCGACGGCCCGCACATCGGCTCCAGCGGCGGCAACATCGGCATCGTGACCATTCGCCCGACCAAGGAAACCGGGGCGTTCGTCAAACAGGTGATGGGCAGCAACGCCACGCGCAAGACCTTTGCTCGCCTCAACACCGGCGAGATCAATGGCCTGAGCAACTGGTTGTCGGCCTCCCACACCGAAGGCCAGATGTGGCGCGGTTCGGGCGCCGTGCGCGCGGACAAGGTCGAATGGAACAGCTTCTTCGACGCCGGCGATGGCAACACCGCCAACCTAATCCTCAAGTACCACGAGCAGGACAACAATAGCTACAGCCAGCTGACCAAGGCCCAGTACCAGCAGAACGGTCGCAAGTACGACCCCTACCCGGCCACGCCGACCGTGGGCAGCAACGGCAAGTACAACAGCTACTACGCCCTGGCGCAGAACCCGTTCCAGACATTCACCGCCGTGCTCAACACCCAGTTCAAACTGGCGGACAACCTCGCGCTGTCGGTGATCCCGTATTACTACTGGGGTAACGGCAGCGGCGTGGGCTCGTCCAGCTATGCGCTGAACCGCGGCTCCAACCAAGGCGGCGTGTTCGACCTGGGCAACCTGCCGACCGGTGCCCAATACAACGCCGACGGCACCCCGAACAACGGTGTGTACTACCGCCCTTCGCGCACCCAGACCTGGCGTCCGGGCATCACCACCAAACTCAACTGGGACCTGGGCGATCACAGCCTGCAAGTCGGCTACTGGTACGAGCGCGCACGTCAAAGCCAGACCCAGCCGTTCATTCCGCTCAAGGCCAGTGGCAAGCCGGTCGACACCTGGCCGGACTCCAACGACGCGGTGGTTGATGCCAATGGCAACACCATCCAGGGTCGCGACCGCTTCACCATCACCCCGGCGCAAAAGGTCTGGGCCCAGGACACCTGGTACATCAACTCGGACTGGACCCTGATCGCCGGCCTGGCCTACATGAACGTCAAGCGTGACGGCACCAACCACGGCAGCCTCACCGAGCAGCCGGAAAAACGTAACCAGACCTACAACAAACTGCTGCCCAACGCCGGCCTGAAATACCAGTTGGATGAACGCGATCAGTTGTTCTACAGCCTGTCGCGCAACATGCGCATCCCGCAGAACTATGTGCTGTACGACAAGGGCGTCGGCTCCATCGATTCCAAGCCGGAAACCAGTTGGAACCACGAGTTGGGCTGGCGCTACACCGATGAAGACATGACCGTCGCCGCCACCTTGTTCTACATGCAGTTCAAGGATCGCCAGGTGTCGTCGCGCGACATCAACGGCGACTTCGCCGACATCAACGCCGGCTCCGTCAACAACAGCGGCCTGGAGCTGGAGTGGAGCGGCCTGCTGCCCAATCACTTCAACTACTACACCTCCTACACCTACACCAAGGCCGAGCAGCAAGACGACCTGACCGTGTACAACGCCGGCAAAGCCATCCTGTTGCCGACCAGCGGCAAGCAGTTCGCCAACGTGCCGAAAAACATGCTGGCCGCCAACATCGGCTACGACGACGGCCGCTTCTACGGCACCTTCGGCGGCAAGTACACCAGCAAGCTCTACGGCGACCTGACCAATGACGAAGCCATCTCCGGCCGCACCGTGTTCAACGCCGGCGCGGGTATCTACCTGCCGGTGGACAAGAAGGTGGTCAAGGACGCGACCCTGCGCCTGAACGTCGACAACCTGTTCGACAAGAAATACCTGGACGGCGTGTACACCACCAAGACCAACGCGGCCAGCTACAGCGGTTTCCGCGACGGCGACCCGGCCTACATCGTAGGCCTGGAACGTACCGTGACGGTCTCCCTGGAAGCCAACTTCTAA
- a CDS encoding energy transducer TonB family protein, whose protein sequence is MYVLFRARQLLGSVPALIALVLIALGIQSQTLKVEPVYDESAVELALVEPEPEVIPEPVVEQEPPPPVIEDEEAEPAPPPPPPKPLPKPKPEPKPKPVPKPVIAKPTPTPTPPPVAAKPAPAPVAQAAPTPAPPAPPKVDGQALEGGYLKGLRNELDTYKQYPTGRQASLERPTGEVVVWLLVDRQGRVLDSGLQTQASSMLLNRAATNSLRRIKQVKPFPEQAFGGRNEQRFTATFNYSVQ, encoded by the coding sequence ATGTACGTATTGTTTCGTGCGCGTCAGCTGCTGGGCAGTGTCCCGGCCCTGATCGCCCTGGTGCTGATTGCACTGGGTATCCAGTCCCAGACCTTGAAGGTCGAGCCGGTGTACGACGAGTCGGCGGTCGAGTTGGCGTTGGTCGAGCCGGAGCCAGAAGTGATCCCCGAGCCGGTGGTGGAACAAGAGCCGCCACCGCCGGTGATCGAGGATGAAGAGGCCGAACCCGCCCCGCCACCGCCGCCGCCAAAACCGCTGCCAAAACCCAAGCCTGAGCCCAAGCCAAAACCTGTGCCCAAGCCCGTGATCGCCAAGCCAACGCCCACCCCGACACCCCCACCGGTCGCCGCCAAACCGGCACCGGCGCCCGTGGCCCAGGCCGCGCCGACACCCGCGCCGCCCGCGCCCCCCAAGGTCGACGGCCAAGCGCTGGAAGGCGGTTACCTCAAGGGTTTGCGCAACGAGCTGGATACCTACAAGCAGTACCCCACCGGACGCCAGGCCTCTCTCGAACGCCCCACCGGCGAAGTGGTGGTCTGGTTGCTGGTCGATCGCCAGGGTCGGGTTCTCGACTCCGGTTTGCAGACCCAGGCCTCGAGCATGTTGCTCAACCGGGCCGCCACCAACAGCTTGCGTCGTATCAAGCAAGTCAAGCCGTTCCCCGAGCAAGCCTTCGGGGGCCGCAATGAGCAGCGCTTCACCGCCACCTTCAACTACAGCGTGCAATAA
- a CDS encoding ExbD/TolR family protein: MRTWDEPKKRKAHIELIPMIDVMMFLLVFFVLVSLNVIPALGMKTQLPSASSSQQLKPQNKFILTLGLEGQLQLDGKDLTVDALVPALKAAQKPDTKSTIIVNSDKGVEVSRLVEVMDTLRLGGFTSVSIATRKS; the protein is encoded by the coding sequence ATGAGAACCTGGGACGAACCGAAAAAACGCAAGGCGCACATCGAACTGATTCCGATGATCGACGTGATGATGTTCCTCCTGGTGTTTTTCGTACTCGTGAGCCTGAACGTGATTCCGGCCCTCGGCATGAAGACGCAACTGCCCAGCGCCAGCAGTTCGCAGCAGCTCAAACCACAGAACAAATTCATCCTGACACTGGGCCTGGAAGGCCAGCTGCAACTGGATGGCAAGGACCTCACGGTCGACGCGTTGGTGCCGGCGCTGAAAGCGGCGCAAAAGCCTGACACCAAGTCGACCATCATCGTCAACAGCGACAAAGGCGTAGAAGTTTCGCGCCTGGTGGAGGTGATGGACACCCTGCGTCTGGGTGGCTTTACCTCCGTGTCCATTGCCACGCGTAAGTCCTGA
- a CDS encoding GNAT family N-acetyltransferase, producing the protein MSRELPQISTPRLLMRALENHQAETLCTLANGPKIADNTASIPSPYTLEVAQDFIAGMPEKFRSAHLLSLGMHRRDSGELIGIVSLRIKPDHLYGHLGGWVAADARNQGYAAEAARALMDYGFAELGLHRVGSQCFSRNKESARVMEKIGLQYEGCLRGAFFKNGVHEDMLVFATLREDWEFRL; encoded by the coding sequence ATGAGCCGTGAACTGCCACAGATATCCACGCCGCGACTGTTAATGCGCGCACTGGAAAACCACCAGGCCGAGACGTTGTGCACCCTCGCCAACGGCCCGAAAATCGCTGACAACACAGCGAGTATTCCTTCGCCTTACACCCTCGAAGTCGCGCAGGATTTCATCGCTGGCATGCCGGAGAAATTTCGCTCGGCCCACCTGTTGAGCCTGGGCATGCATCGGCGTGACAGCGGCGAGTTGATCGGCATCGTCAGCCTGCGCATCAAACCGGATCACCTCTACGGACACTTGGGCGGCTGGGTGGCGGCGGACGCGCGCAACCAGGGCTACGCGGCAGAAGCGGCGCGTGCACTGATGGACTACGGCTTTGCCGAACTCGGCCTGCATCGCGTGGGCAGCCAGTGTTTCAGTCGCAACAAAGAGTCGGCACGGGTCATGGAGAAAATCGGTCTGCAGTACGAAGGCTGCCTGCGCGGGGCGTTCTTCAAGAACGGCGTGCATGAAGACATGCTGGTGTTCGCCACGCTGCGAGAGGATTGGGAGTTTCGGCTGTGA